A window of the Pseudomonas gozinkensis genome harbors these coding sequences:
- a CDS encoding cytochrome o ubiquinol oxidase subunit III — MSNLVTNAGHAHGHDHGHDDHHHDSGEMTVYGFWLYLMTDCILFASIFAVYAVLVNNVAGGPSGHDIFELPYVLGETALLLFSSITYGFAMLALYKGKKQQVLGWLFMTFLLGAGFIAMEINEFHLLISEGFGPSRSGFLSAFFTLVGTHGLHVSAGLIWMGIMMYQVNKHGLTATNKTRLSCLSLFWHFLDVVWICVFTVVYLMGTL, encoded by the coding sequence ATGTCGAACTTAGTGACCAATGCTGGACACGCCCATGGCCATGACCATGGGCACGATGACCATCACCACGACTCGGGCGAGATGACCGTATACGGTTTCTGGCTCTACCTGATGACCGACTGCATTCTGTTTGCGTCGATCTTCGCGGTGTACGCGGTACTGGTAAACAACGTCGCCGGTGGCCCGTCGGGCCACGACATCTTCGAACTGCCATACGTGCTGGGCGAAACCGCTCTGCTGTTGTTCAGTTCGATCACCTACGGCTTCGCCATGCTGGCGTTGTACAAAGGCAAGAAGCAGCAGGTTCTGGGCTGGTTGTTCATGACCTTCCTGCTCGGCGCAGGCTTCATCGCCATGGAGATCAACGAGTTCCACCTGTTGATCTCCGAGGGCTTCGGTCCTAGCCGTTCGGGCTTCCTGTCGGCGTTCTTCACGCTGGTCGGTACCCACGGTCTGCACGTGTCCGCCGGTCTGATCTGGATGGGCATCATGATGTACCAGGTCAACAAGCACGGCCTGACGGCGACCAACAAGACCCGTCTGAGCTGCCTGAGCCTGTTCTGGCACTTCCTGGACGTGGTGTGGATCTGCGTATTCACCGTTGTTTACCTGATGGGGACCCTGTAA
- a CDS encoding disulfide bond formation protein B has protein sequence MSEETIRLGRERRYLVLLGIICLALIGGALYMQIVLGEAPCPLCILQRYALLLIALFAFIGAAMRTRRSITVFEVLVVICAIAGAGVAGHHVYTQFYPAVSCGIDVLQPIVDDLPLAKIFPLGFQVDGFCSTPYPPILGLSLAQWALVAFVLVVILVPLLTSRNRKALR, from the coding sequence ATGAGCGAGGAAACGATTCGATTGGGACGTGAGCGGCGCTATCTGGTGTTGCTGGGCATCATCTGCCTGGCGCTGATCGGCGGCGCGCTGTACATGCAGATCGTGCTGGGCGAGGCGCCGTGCCCTCTGTGCATCCTGCAGCGTTATGCGTTGCTGCTGATCGCGCTGTTCGCGTTCATCGGCGCGGCCATGCGCACCCGGCGCAGCATCACGGTGTTCGAGGTGCTGGTGGTGATTTGCGCCATCGCCGGGGCCGGTGTCGCCGGGCATCACGTGTACACCCAGTTCTATCCGGCGGTGAGCTGCGGCATCGATGTGTTGCAGCCGATCGTCGATGACTTGCCGCTGGCGAAGATCTTCCCGCTGGGCTTCCAGGTCGACGGTTTCTGCTCGACGCCGTACCCGCCGATCCTCGGCCTGTCGCTGGCGCAATGGGCACTGGTGGCCTTCGTGCTGGTGGTGATTCTGGTGCCGCTGCTGACCTCGCGTAACCGAAAAGCTTTGCGCTGA
- the cyoB gene encoding cytochrome o ubiquinol oxidase subunit I produces the protein MFGKLSWEAIPFHEPIVMVTISMIALGGLALFAAITYFKKWTYLWTEWLTSVDHKKIGVMYIIVAMVMLLRGFADAIMMRTQLAMATEGSPGYLPPEHYDQIFTAHGVIMIIFMAMPFFTGLMNLAVPLQIGARDVAFPFLNSLSFWLLVSGVVLINLSLGVGEFAKTGWVAYPPLSGLQYSPGVGMDYYIWALQLSGLGTTLTGVNFLATVLKMRTPGMKLMDMPIFTWTCTWANVLIVASFPILTATLALLTLDRYMDFHIFTNELGGNPMMYVNLFWAWGHPEVYILILPAFGIFSEVISAFTGKKLFGHHSMIYASGAISVLGFMVWLHHFFTMGSGASVNAFFGLATMLISIPTGVKLFNWLFTIYQGRLRFTSQVLWTLGFMVTFAIGGMTGVLLAIPGADFVLHNSLFVIAHFHNVIIGGAVFGYIAGFGFYFPKAFGFKLHEGWGKAAFWFWISGFFVAFMPLYALGFMGMTRRLNATTNPEWVPYLYVAMFGAVMIAVGIACQLIQLYVSVRDRNKPENMCEHGDPWNAHTLEWSTSSPPPFYNFAVLPKADCIDPFTEAKENGTAYQRPAKYEPIHMPNNTATGVVMGALLTVFGFAMIWHIWWLAIASLAGTVIYFVIHAARDDQGYMVPVETIERIEAEQHKRLVAAGKIPASATRVETKLEQA, from the coding sequence ATGTTTGGTAAATTAAGTTGGGAAGCGATCCCTTTCCACGAGCCGATCGTGATGGTCACCATCTCGATGATCGCGCTCGGTGGTCTGGCGTTGTTCGCTGCAATCACCTACTTCAAGAAGTGGACTTACCTGTGGACCGAGTGGCTGACGTCGGTCGACCACAAGAAAATCGGCGTGATGTACATCATCGTCGCCATGGTCATGCTGCTGCGCGGTTTTGCCGACGCCATCATGATGCGTACCCAGTTGGCCATGGCCACCGAGGGTTCGCCTGGCTACCTGCCACCTGAACACTATGACCAGATCTTCACCGCTCACGGTGTGATCATGATCATCTTCATGGCGATGCCATTCTTCACCGGCCTGATGAACCTTGCAGTGCCGCTGCAGATCGGCGCGCGTGACGTTGCGTTCCCGTTCCTGAACTCCCTGAGCTTCTGGCTGCTGGTGTCCGGCGTCGTGCTGATCAACCTGTCCCTGGGCGTCGGCGAATTCGCCAAGACCGGCTGGGTAGCGTATCCACCGTTGTCGGGTCTGCAATACAGCCCTGGCGTGGGGATGGACTACTACATCTGGGCGCTACAGCTATCCGGTCTGGGTACAACGTTAACCGGGGTCAACTTCCTGGCGACCGTGCTGAAAATGCGTACCCCTGGCATGAAACTGATGGACATGCCGATCTTCACCTGGACCTGCACCTGGGCAAACGTTCTGATCGTGGCTTCGTTCCCGATCCTGACCGCTACCCTGGCACTGCTGACCCTTGACCGTTACATGGATTTCCACATTTTCACCAATGAACTTGGTGGCAATCCAATGATGTACGTCAACCTGTTCTGGGCATGGGGCCACCCTGAGGTTTACATCCTGATCCTGCCGGCGTTCGGCATTTTCTCGGAAGTCATCTCGGCCTTCACCGGCAAGAAACTGTTCGGCCACCACTCGATGATCTACGCCTCGGGCGCGATCTCGGTACTGGGCTTCATGGTTTGGCTGCACCACTTCTTCACCATGGGGTCGGGTGCCAGCGTCAACGCCTTCTTCGGTCTGGCGACGATGCTGATTTCCATCCCGACGGGTGTGAAACTGTTCAACTGGCTGTTCACCATCTACCAGGGCCGTCTGCGCTTCACCAGCCAGGTTCTGTGGACTCTGGGCTTCATGGTGACCTTCGCCATCGGCGGCATGACCGGCGTACTGCTGGCCATCCCGGGTGCTGACTTCGTTCTGCACAACAGCCTGTTCGTGATCGCTCACTTCCACAACGTGATCATCGGCGGCGCGGTATTCGGCTACATCGCAGGTTTCGGCTTCTACTTCCCGAAAGCGTTCGGCTTCAAGCTGCACGAAGGCTGGGGTAAAGCAGCGTTCTGGTTCTGGATCTCGGGCTTCTTCGTCGCGTTCATGCCGCTCTATGCACTGGGCTTCATGGGCATGACCCGTCGTCTGAACGCCACCACCAACCCTGAGTGGGTACCGTACCTGTACGTTGCCATGTTCGGTGCGGTGATGATCGCTGTCGGTATCGCCTGCCAGCTGATCCAGCTGTATGTGTCGGTGCGTGACCGCAACAAGCCGGAAAACATGTGCGAACACGGTGACCCGTGGAATGCCCATACCCTGGAGTGGTCGACCTCGTCGCCACCTCCGTTCTACAACTTCGCTGTGCTGCCTAAGGCTGACTGCATCGACCCGTTCACCGAAGCCAAGGAAAACGGTACCGCGTACCAGCGTCCGGCCAAGTACGAGCCGATCCACATGCCAAACAACACCGCCACTGGCGTGGTGATGGGCGCACTGTTGACCGTCTTCGGTTTTGCGATGATCTGGCACATCTGGTGGTTGGCGATCGCCAGCCTGGCCGGCACTGTCATCTACTTCGTGATCCACGCTGCACGTGACGACCAGGGCTACATGGTTCCGGTTGAAACGATCGAGCGCATCGAAGCCGAGCAGCACAAGCGTCTGGTAGCGGCCGGGAAGATCCCTGCTTCCGCGACCCGTGTTGAAACCAAGTTGGAACAGGCTTAA
- a CDS encoding chemotaxis protein CheV translates to MSSNKARADSLSLLLFTLRSGKLMAINLLKVSEIIPCPPLTKLPESHPHVKGIATLRGASLSVIDLSRAIGERPLEDPNGGCLIVTDVSRSKQGLHVQAVSKIVHCLTTDIKPPPFGSGGSRAYITGVTSVDGTLVQVLDIEKVIHGIAPAQIEMAPTELSMEDAEVLGNARILVVDDSQVALQQSVHTLRNLGLQCHTARSAKEAIDCLLDLQGTAQQINLIVSDIEMSEMDGYAFTRTLRETPDFAHLYVLLHTSLDSAMNSEKARLAGANGVLTKFSSPELTHCLIEAAKHVAAHGY, encoded by the coding sequence ATGTCTTCCAACAAAGCCCGCGCAGATTCACTTTCGCTTCTGCTGTTTACCTTGCGCAGCGGCAAGCTGATGGCGATCAACCTGCTGAAGGTCAGTGAAATCATCCCCTGCCCGCCGCTGACCAAGCTGCCGGAGTCGCACCCGCACGTCAAAGGCATCGCCACTTTGCGCGGTGCTTCGCTGTCGGTGATCGACCTGAGCCGCGCCATCGGCGAGCGGCCGCTGGAAGACCCGAACGGCGGCTGCCTGATCGTCACCGACGTCAGCCGTTCGAAACAGGGCCTGCATGTGCAGGCGGTGAGCAAGATCGTGCATTGCCTGACCACCGACATCAAACCGCCGCCGTTCGGTTCCGGCGGTTCGCGCGCCTACATCACCGGCGTGACCTCGGTCGACGGCACGCTGGTGCAGGTGCTGGACATCGAAAAAGTCATCCACGGCATCGCCCCGGCACAGATCGAAATGGCCCCGACCGAGCTGAGCATGGAAGACGCCGAAGTGCTGGGCAACGCACGAATCCTGGTGGTCGACGACAGTCAGGTGGCGTTGCAGCAATCGGTGCACACCCTGCGCAACCTCGGCCTGCAATGCCACACTGCCCGCAGCGCCAAGGAAGCTATCGACTGCCTGCTGGACCTGCAAGGCACTGCGCAACAGATCAACCTGATCGTCTCCGACATCGAAATGTCCGAGATGGACGGCTACGCCTTCACCCGCACCCTGCGCGAAACCCCGGACTTCGCTCACCTCTACGTACTGCTGCACACCTCGCTGGACAGCGCGATGAACAGCGAAAAGGCCCGCCTCGCCGGGGCCAACGGCGTGCTGACCAAGTTCTCCTCGCCGGAGCTGACCCACTGCCTGATCGAAGCAGCCAAACACGTCGCCGCCCACGGCTACTGA
- a CDS encoding toxin, translating to MRTVFFETTLFTANLGHYLTDDEYRELQTYMQSNPHAGDVMPRTGGFRKLRWVDVRRGKGRRGGLRVIYYWLMNDGQFWMFAIYDKDELENLTAEQEKALKGAIEKELKTRGTP from the coding sequence ATGAGAACAGTATTCTTTGAAACCACACTATTCACCGCAAACCTGGGTCACTACCTCACGGACGACGAATATCGTGAGCTGCAGACCTACATGCAAAGCAATCCGCATGCGGGCGATGTCATGCCACGAACAGGCGGCTTCCGAAAATTGCGTTGGGTTGATGTTCGTCGTGGCAAGGGCAGGCGAGGCGGCTTGCGAGTTATCTATTATTGGCTTATGAATGATGGCCAGTTCTGGATGTTTGCGATTTATGACAAAGATGAGCTTGAGAATTTGACCGCCGAGCAAGAGAAGGCGCTCAAGGGAGCTATAGAGAAAGAGTTGAAAACACGAGGTACCCCATGA
- the norR gene encoding nitric oxide reductase transcriptional regulator NorR, which yields MSAKSLLTALLPLVSDLSRELPEGERYRRLLEAMRALLPCDAAALLRLDDEWLVPLAVDGLSTDTLGRRFKVSEHPRFEVLLAGAGPTRFAADSDLPDPYDGLVDGLDDHLEVHDCLGCPLFVDEKLWGLITLDALDPERFEPIELDALQAFASLASATVNAAERIERLAIRAEDEHQRAEVYRQASGQQNREMIGQSKAHKRLVEEINLVGGSDLTVLITGETGVGKELVAQAIHAASQRADKPIISLNCAALPDTLVESELFGHVRGAFTGATSDRRGKFELANGGTLFLDEVGELSLTVQAKLLRVLQSGQLQRLGSDKEHQVDVRLIAATNRDLAEEVRSGRYRADFYHRLSVYPLRVPALRDRGRDVLLLSGYFLEQNRSRMGLNSLRLNSDAQEALLAYTWPGNVRELEHLIGRSALKALGNCKVRPKILSLSAMDLDLPREVVDNSPLPSEATVAMPLISGDLRAATEQYQRQLISAALERNQDNWASAARELGLDRANLGRMAKRLGMK from the coding sequence ATGTCCGCCAAATCACTGCTCACCGCCCTGCTCCCGCTGGTCTCCGACCTGTCCCGTGAATTGCCCGAAGGCGAGCGCTACCGACGGCTGCTCGAAGCCATGCGCGCCCTGCTGCCCTGCGATGCCGCCGCCCTGTTGCGCCTCGATGACGAATGGCTGGTGCCGCTGGCCGTGGATGGACTGAGCACCGACACCCTCGGCCGCCGCTTCAAAGTCAGCGAACACCCGCGTTTTGAAGTACTGCTGGCGGGCGCCGGGCCGACCCGTTTCGCTGCCGACAGTGATTTGCCCGACCCTTATGACGGGCTGGTCGACGGCCTCGACGATCACCTCGAAGTCCACGACTGCCTCGGCTGCCCGCTGTTCGTCGATGAAAAACTCTGGGGCCTGATTACCCTCGACGCCCTCGATCCCGAGCGTTTCGAACCCATCGAACTCGACGCCCTGCAAGCCTTCGCCAGCCTCGCCTCGGCCACGGTCAACGCCGCCGAACGCATCGAACGTCTGGCGATTCGCGCCGAGGACGAACATCAGCGTGCCGAGGTCTATCGCCAGGCCAGCGGCCAGCAGAACCGCGAAATGATCGGCCAGAGCAAGGCTCATAAACGGCTGGTGGAGGAAATCAATCTGGTCGGCGGCAGTGACTTGACCGTGCTGATCACCGGGGAAACCGGGGTCGGCAAGGAACTGGTGGCCCAGGCGATCCATGCTGCCTCCCAGCGCGCCGACAAACCGATCATCAGCCTCAATTGCGCGGCCCTGCCGGATACGCTGGTGGAAAGCGAACTGTTCGGCCACGTGCGTGGAGCCTTCACCGGTGCCACCAGCGACCGGCGCGGCAAGTTCGAACTGGCCAATGGCGGCACGCTGTTTCTCGATGAAGTCGGCGAGTTGTCGCTGACGGTTCAGGCCAAACTTTTACGCGTGTTGCAGAGTGGCCAGTTGCAGCGTCTGGGGTCGGACAAGGAGCATCAGGTCGATGTGCGCCTGATCGCCGCAACCAACCGCGATCTGGCCGAAGAAGTACGCAGCGGCCGCTACCGTGCCGACTTCTACCATCGTCTCAGCGTCTACCCGTTGCGGGTGCCCGCGCTGCGGGATCGGGGTCGCGATGTATTGCTGCTCAGCGGTTATTTTCTGGAACAGAACCGCTCGCGCATGGGCCTCAACAGCCTGCGCCTGAACAGCGACGCCCAGGAAGCGCTGCTGGCCTACACCTGGCCGGGCAATGTGCGTGAGCTGGAGCACTTGATCGGTCGCAGTGCGCTCAAAGCATTGGGCAACTGCAAAGTCCGGCCGAAGATTCTCAGCCTGAGCGCCATGGACCTCGATCTGCCGCGCGAGGTTGTGGATAACTCGCCGCTACCGTCCGAAGCGACCGTCGCGATGCCCTTGATCAGCGGTGACCTGCGTGCAGCCACCGAGCAGTATCAGCGGCAGTTGATCAGTGCAGCGCTTGAGCGCAATCAGGACAACTGGGCCAGTGCTGCCCGTGAACTGGGACTGGACCGGGCGAATCTGGGGCGGATGGCGAAGCGGTTGGGGATGAAATAG
- the hmpA gene encoding NO-inducible flavohemoprotein → MLSVQDRAIVKSTVPLLESGGEALITHFYRMMLSEYPEVRPLFNQAHQASGDQPRALANGVLMYARHIDQLDQLGDLVAKIINKHVALQILPEHYPIVGTCLLRAISEVLGEEIATPEVMSAWGAAYGQLAEILIGAETAIYDQKEQAVGGWRGAREFIVAAKVEESAEIISFYFEPADKGPILAAEPGQYIGMKLILDGEEIRRNYSLSALANKGQYRISVKREPGGRASNHLHDQLHVGASIQLFPPSGEFTLTASDKPLVLISGGVGITPTLAMLEAALETERPVYFIHSARNGSVHAFRDWIDGLAARHPQLKRFYCYAEDDGVSPAADKVGLLSEEQLGEWLPAERDVDAYFLGPKGFMGAIKRHLKALGVPEKQSRYEFFGPAAALE, encoded by the coding sequence ATGCTTAGCGTCCAGGATCGTGCCATCGTCAAATCCACTGTGCCTCTGCTGGAAAGCGGCGGTGAAGCGCTGATCACCCACTTCTACCGCATGATGCTCTCCGAGTACCCGGAAGTCCGCCCGCTGTTCAACCAGGCCCACCAGGCCAGCGGTGACCAGCCCCGCGCCCTGGCCAACGGTGTGCTGATGTACGCCCGTCACATCGATCAACTCGACCAGTTGGGCGATCTGGTGGCGAAGATCATCAACAAACACGTGGCTCTGCAGATTCTGCCGGAACACTACCCGATCGTCGGCACCTGCCTGTTGCGCGCGATCTCCGAAGTGCTCGGCGAAGAAATCGCCACGCCGGAAGTGATGAGCGCCTGGGGCGCAGCCTACGGTCAGTTGGCCGAGATCCTGATCGGCGCCGAAACCGCGATCTATGACCAGAAAGAGCAAGCCGTCGGCGGCTGGCGCGGGGCGCGGGAGTTCATCGTCGCGGCCAAGGTCGAGGAGAGCGCGGAAATTATTTCGTTCTACTTCGAACCAGCAGACAAAGGCCCGATCCTCGCAGCCGAGCCAGGCCAGTACATCGGCATGAAGCTGATCCTCGACGGCGAAGAAATCCGCCGCAATTACTCCCTGTCAGCTCTGGCCAACAAAGGTCAGTACCGCATCAGCGTCAAGCGTGAACCGGGCGGTCGTGCCTCCAATCATCTGCACGATCAACTGCACGTTGGTGCCAGCATCCAGCTGTTCCCGCCATCGGGTGAGTTCACTCTGACTGCCAGCGACAAACCGCTGGTGCTGATCAGCGGCGGCGTCGGCATCACTCCGACGCTGGCGATGCTGGAAGCAGCGCTGGAAACCGAGCGTCCGGTGTACTTCATCCACAGCGCGCGTAACGGCAGCGTGCATGCGTTTCGTGACTGGATCGATGGTCTGGCCGCGCGTCATCCGCAGCTCAAGCGCTTCTATTGCTACGCCGAAGATGACGGCGTGAGCCCGGCGGCGGACAAGGTCGGATTGTTGAGCGAGGAGCAACTGGGCGAGTGGCTGCCGGCGGAGCGTGATGTGGACGCCTACTTCCTCGGGCCGAAAGGTTTCATGGGCGCGATCAAGCGTCATCTGAAGGCACTGGGTGTGCCGGAGAAGCAGAGCCGGTATGAGTTCTTCGGGCCGGCTGCTGCTCTGGAGTGA
- a CDS encoding ester cyclase, producing the protein MSHFTSSRRFSLATLGLSIALLSSPFAFAESALIQPQTLIVDQSLPKARRDAMELAARRYGSFWNTGEEALATAALSPQFVDKTPPEGRVQGPTGPLLASKFFRTAVPDLSCEIEQMIVAGDRVVVHLHFRGHFTGTFKALKGQGQRVDFRATDIYQIDNGRIAANWHIEDNISLMAQLQAQPPAS; encoded by the coding sequence ATGTCGCACTTCACCTCTTCCCGTCGTTTCAGCCTGGCCACGTTGGGCCTGTCGATTGCCTTGCTGTCCAGTCCGTTCGCCTTCGCCGAGTCCGCGTTGATCCAGCCACAGACCCTGATCGTCGATCAGAGCCTGCCCAAGGCCCGGCGTGATGCGATGGAACTGGCGGCGCGGCGTTACGGCAGTTTCTGGAACACGGGTGAAGAGGCGTTGGCCACGGCGGCCCTGTCGCCGCAGTTCGTCGACAAGACCCCGCCGGAAGGGCGGGTGCAGGGGCCGACCGGGCCGTTGCTGGCGTCGAAGTTCTTTCGCACGGCGGTGCCGGACTTGAGTTGCGAGATCGAACAAATGATCGTCGCCGGAGATCGCGTGGTGGTGCATCTGCACTTTCGCGGGCATTTCACCGGTACGTTCAAGGCTCTCAAAGGGCAGGGCCAGCGTGTAGACTTCCGGGCAACCGATATCTATCAGATCGACAACGGTCGCATCGCGGCCAATTGGCATATCGAAGACAACATCAGCCTGATGGCGCAACTGCAAGCGCAGCCGCCGGCCAGCTGA
- the cyoA gene encoding ubiquinol oxidase subunit II → MSKNRYPRLLGLVPLLGTLLLGGCNMTLLNPTGQVGLEQRNLIITATLLMLLVVVPVIVMTFLFAWKYRASNKNAVYTPKWSHSTKIEVAVWTIPVLIIIALGYITYKSTHSLDPYRPIESDVKPVTIEVVALDWKWLFIYPEQGIATVNKIVFPAHTPVNFRITSDAVMNSFFIPGLGGQIYAMAGMTTKLHLIADRNAEMDGISANYSGAGFTGMKFKAIATSQEDFDAWVSEVKKAPKQLEPAEYAALAKPSQNNPVELYSSVTPNLFQTIVDKYEGMKPGKPLKHEKKEKEVAATDMDSNSHSAAGAEE, encoded by the coding sequence ATGAGTAAAAACAGGTACCCCAGATTACTAGGCCTAGTGCCGCTGCTCGGCACGTTGTTGCTGGGAGGCTGCAACATGACCTTGCTCAATCCAACGGGCCAGGTCGGCCTGGAACAGCGCAACCTGATCATCACCGCCACGCTGCTGATGCTGTTGGTCGTTGTGCCGGTCATCGTCATGACCTTCCTGTTCGCCTGGAAGTACCGCGCCTCCAACAAGAACGCCGTCTACACCCCGAAATGGTCGCACTCGACCAAGATCGAAGTGGCAGTCTGGACCATCCCGGTCCTGATCATCATTGCCCTGGGTTACATCACCTACAAGTCGACCCACTCGCTGGATCCGTATCGTCCGATCGAATCCGACGTCAAGCCTGTGACCATCGAAGTGGTCGCGCTGGACTGGAAGTGGCTGTTCATCTACCCGGAGCAAGGCATCGCCACGGTCAACAAGATCGTGTTCCCGGCGCACACCCCGGTTAACTTCCGGATCACTTCGGACGCGGTGATGAACTCGTTCTTCATCCCGGGCCTGGGCGGCCAGATCTACGCGATGGCGGGCATGACCACCAAGCTGCACCTGATCGCTGACCGCAACGCTGAAATGGACGGTATCTCCGCCAACTACAGCGGCGCTGGTTTCACCGGTATGAAATTCAAAGCGATCGCAACTTCTCAGGAAGATTTCGACGCCTGGGTAAGTGAAGTCAAAAAGGCACCTAAACAGCTTGAACCAGCTGAATACGCAGCCCTTGCCAAGCCAAGCCAGAACAATCCAGTCGAGCTCTACTCCTCGGTCACGCCGAACCTGTTCCAGACCATCGTCGACAAGTACGAAGGCATGAAACCGGGCAAGCCGCTGAAGCACGAGAAGAAAGAGAAAGAAGTGGCGGCAACGGATATGGACTCGAATTCGCATTCAGCTGCCGGGGCAGAGGAGTAA
- the cyoD gene encoding cytochrome o ubiquinol oxidase subunit IV produces MANAHSHDSHDAGHGSVKSYAIGFILSVILTVIPFGLVMFPTLPKSTTLAIVLLFAVIQVIVHLYYFLHLDRSIAQRNNVIAFVFTAIVIVLLVGLSLWIMFSIHTYMMAK; encoded by the coding sequence ATGGCTAATGCACACTCCCATGACAGCCATGATGCTGGCCACGGCAGCGTCAAGTCGTACGCAATCGGCTTCATCCTGTCGGTAATCCTGACCGTCATCCCGTTCGGCCTGGTGATGTTCCCGACCCTGCCGAAGTCGACGACGCTGGCAATCGTCCTGCTGTTCGCCGTGATCCAGGTGATCGTTCACCTGTATTACTTCCTGCACCTGGACCGTTCCATCGCTCAACGTAACAACGTGATTGCGTTCGTCTTTACGGCCATCGTGATCGTGCTGCTGGTCGGTCTGTCGCTGTGGATCATGTTCAGCATCCACACCTACATGATGGCGAAGTGA
- a CDS encoding helix-turn-helix domain-containing protein: MKKRDLFAELMQGVDEMAAQREGKITLRNTTLEDKPAPEVGAQEIVALREKLHMSQAVFARRIRTSPSTLRNWEQEKSKPNAQAALLIRLVEKFPDMVERLSAV; encoded by the coding sequence ATGAAAAAACGCGACCTGTTTGCAGAATTGATGCAGGGCGTTGATGAGATGGCGGCTCAACGCGAAGGAAAAATCACGCTACGTAATACGACACTTGAGGACAAACCAGCGCCCGAAGTCGGTGCTCAGGAAATCGTAGCGCTACGGGAAAAACTGCACATGTCACAGGCGGTTTTTGCCAGGCGAATCAGGACAAGTCCAAGCACCCTTAGAAACTGGGAGCAGGAGAAATCAAAGCCCAACGCTCAGGCTGCCTTGCTGATCCGTTTGGTGGAAAAATTCCCTGATATGGTCGAGCGATTGAGCGCTGTTTAA
- the cyoE gene encoding heme o synthase — MSLKHFIQITKPGIIFGNVLSVAGGFFLASKGHVDLAVFLAAMIGTSLVVASGCVFNNCIDRDIDLKMERTKNRVLVQGLISLKLALVYATVLGVAGVALLYKVANPLAALFAVIGFIIYVGFYSLYLKRKSVHGTLVGSLSGAMPPVIGYVAVTNSFDMAALTLLVMFSLWQMPHSYAIAIFRFNDYLAASIPVLPVKRGIQVAKKHILFYILAFLVATLMLTFSGYAGMSYLAVAAAMGMYWLYMAWTGYKAVDDTVWARKLFVFSIFTITALSVMMSLDFKVPTELLLTYAP, encoded by the coding sequence ATGTCGCTCAAGCACTTTATCCAAATCACCAAACCGGGGATCATTTTCGGTAACGTGCTTTCTGTGGCAGGCGGGTTCTTCCTGGCCTCGAAAGGGCATGTCGATCTGGCCGTGTTTCTGGCAGCCATGATCGGCACTTCCCTGGTTGTGGCCTCCGGTTGCGTGTTCAACAACTGCATCGACCGCGACATCGACCTGAAGATGGAACGCACCAAGAACCGGGTGCTGGTCCAGGGCTTGATCTCCCTGAAACTGGCCCTGGTCTATGCGACCGTCCTGGGTGTCGCCGGCGTTGCGTTGCTGTACAAGGTGGCCAACCCGTTGGCTGCCCTGTTCGCCGTGATCGGCTTCATCATCTACGTCGGCTTCTACAGCCTGTACCTCAAGCGCAAGTCGGTTCACGGCACGCTGGTGGGCAGTCTGTCGGGCGCCATGCCGCCGGTGATCGGCTACGTGGCCGTGACCAACAGCTTCGACATGGCCGCGCTGACCCTGCTGGTGATGTTCAGCCTGTGGCAGATGCCGCATTCCTACGCCATCGCGATCTTCCGCTTCAACGATTACCTGGCCGCATCGATTCCGGTGCTGCCGGTGAAGCGCGGGATCCAGGTGGCCAAGAAGCACATCCTGTTCTACATCCTGGCCTTCCTCGTGGCGACCTTGATGCTGACCTTCAGCGGCTACGCCGGCATGAGCTACCTCGCCGTCGCCGCGGCCATGGGCATGTACTGGCTGTACATGGCCTGGACCGGCTACAAGGCGGTTGATGACACGGTCTGGGCACGCAAGCTGTTCGTGTTCTCGATCTTCACCATCACCGCGCTGAGCGTCATGATGTCCCTGGACTTCAAGGTGCCGACCGAGCTGCTGCTGACGTACGCGCCGTAA